Proteins encoded in a region of the Ornithodoros turicata isolate Travis chromosome 3, ASM3712646v1, whole genome shotgun sequence genome:
- the LOC135389191 gene encoding uncharacterized protein K02A2.6-like, with product MAQSNFSKLDLNQGYHQLELSEESRAITTFSTHCGLRRYKRLLFWVNAAAEIFQDAIRQILPDEDGIINVTDDILVSGRTVEEHDRRLRLVLKHLEEAGITLNEKKCVVGVRSVKFFGHVFAAGGVSVDPEKVEAVVEMSPPRDATEVRSLLGMLTYCTRFIPRLAEMVEPLTGLTHKDAEFIWTERHQKVFERIKQEMSQVRTLAYFDDSKETYIITDAGPDGVAGVLAQESNDKENLSILAYYSRALTSTKKRYPQIDKEMLAIVSTAERFRAYLAGAKFTIRTDHLPLVSILKTPSAKLSARLERLSLRLQHYLFDVQHIPGKENPADYLSRHPVPDRDDGPARDEVVDEYSRFRVVSTLSSLNAKTVTARLSDIFAVHGMPYDLKTDNGPPFFGKEFAEFLRLNGIRHHRTTPLWPHANGEVERFIRNVKKTVKAACVGGNDLKEELNEYLLNYRETPHSTTCVTPSELLFGRKIPVKLPQLRDKHSRREIESVDRRRKQKMKSYADEKHKAVAHSLRPGDTVLLRRPSPLAHESPYEPRPYKV from the coding sequence ATGGCGCAGAGTAACTTCTCTAAGCTAGACCTCAACCAGGGTTACCACCAGCTGGAGCTGAGTGAAGAGTCCCGAGCTATAACGACATTCTCCACGCACTGCGGCCTGAGGAGATACAAGAGACTGCTGTTCTGGGTGAATGCCGCAGCCGAGATCTTCCAAGATGCCATACGACAGATCTTGCCAGACGAAGATGGCATCATCAACGTGACCGATGACATTTTGGTGTCAGGACGCACAGTCGAAGAACACGACCGGAGGTTACGTTTGGTGTTAAAGCATCTCGAAGAGGCAGGGATCACACTGAACGAGAAGAAATGCGTCGTAGGTGTCCGGAGTGTGAAGTTCTTCGGTCATGTCTTTGCAGCCGGAGGGGTCAGTGTCGATCCTGAGAAGGTAGAAGCAGTAGTGGAAATGTCACCGCCTAGAGACGCAACAGAAGTCAGAAGTCTGTTAGGCATGCTTACCTACTGCACTCGGTTCATTCCACGCCTAGCAGAAATGGTGGAGCCTTTGACAGGCCTCACACACAAGGATGCTGAATTCATTTGGACGGAGCGGCATCAGAAGGTCTTCGAGAGAATAAAGCAAGAAATGTCCCAAGTGCGCACACTAGCGTATTTCGACGACAGCAAGGAGACCTACATAATAACGGATGCAGGACCAGATGGAGTAGCTGGAGTTTTGGCCCAAGAGTCTAACGACAAGGAAAATCTCAGCATCCTCGCGTACTACAGCAGAGCACTGACGTCAACAAAAAAGCGATATCCCCAGATTGACAAAGAGATGTTGGCGATCGTGTCGACGGCGGAACGTTTCCGTGCGTACTTGGCAGGAGCCAAGTTCACTATAAGAACGGATCATCTGCCACTGGTGTCCATTCTCAAGACCCCAAGCGCCAAGCTGTCAGCGAGATTGGAGCGGCTGAGCCTTAGACTACAGCACTACCTTTTCGACGTTCAGCACATCCCCGGAAAGGAAAATCCTGCTGACTACTTATCCAGGCACCCAGTACCAGATCGCGATGACGGGCCAGCTCGGGACGAAGTCGTGGACGAATACTCGCGGTTTCGAGTGGTTTCCACGCTCTCGTCTCTAAACGCGAAAACCGTCACGGCTAGACTGAGCGACATATTCGCTGTGCATGGAATGCCGTATGATTTGAAGACCGACAATGGTCCCCCTTTCTTTGGGAAGGAGTTTGCTGAATTTCTGCGCCTGAATGGCATACGACACCACCGCACAACACCCTTGTGGCCGCATGCAAACGGCGAGGTGGAGAGATTCATACGGAACGTAAAGAAGACCGTCAAGGCTGCGTGTGTTGGAGGGAACGATTTGAAGGAAGAGCTGAACGAGTATCTTCTAAATTATAGAGAAACTCCACACTCCACGACATGTGTCACACCATCCGAACTACTATTCGGCAGGAAGATCCCAGTGAAGCTCCCCCAGTTACGAGACAAACACTCCAGACGAGAAATTGAGTCCGTCGACCGACGACGGAAACAGAAGATGAAGAGCTATGCTGACGAAAAACACAAGGCAGTAGCCCACAGCCTTCGACCAGGGGACACTGTACTTCTGAGGCGACCATCACCGTTAGCTCACGAGTCTCCGTATGAGCCACGGCCGTACAAGGTATAA
- the LOC135389192 gene encoding uncharacterized protein LOC135389192, giving the protein METLLPAFPKFDPHTDASSLAQRWTKWHAHFENFLLAANVTDPTRKRAMLLHYAGEEVYDIFQTLPDMQSDYDTAVARLRAHFAPKKNTVYEKHVFRQAKQDTGETLDQFQVRLRRLAATCEFANIDKELVSQIIEGTASHRLGRAALRETDIALYKLLGIGRSLEIAELQASNIEGPSQHQTIQKSGREEALARRRHSQGGPTPWVSPIVVVPKPHTEGAVRI; this is encoded by the coding sequence ATGGAAACCCTTCTACCGGCGTTCCCCAAGTTCGATCCACACACGGACGCGTCGTCACTCGCACAGCGTTGGACTAAATGGCACGCCCATTTCGAAAACTTCCTTTTGGCCGCCAACGTCACAGATCCCACTAGAAAGCGTGCTATGCTGCTTCATTACGCCGGAGAGGAGGTGTACGACATTTTTCAAACCCTCCCGGATATGCAATCGGACTACGACACAGCTGTCGCACGTTTGAGAGCGCACTTCGCCCCTAAGAAAAATACCGTGTACGAGAAACACGTATTTCGCCAAGCAAAGCAAGATACTGGAGAAACGCTGGACCAATTTCAAGTCCGACTGAGAAGGCTTGCAGCAACATGCGAATTCGCGAATATTGACAAAGAGTTGGTATCCCAAATAATCGAGGGAACTGCGTCACACAGATTAGGCCGCGCCGCACTCCGTGAAACGGACATCGCCCTATACAAACTACTGGGAATTGGCCGTAGCCTTGAGATTGCAGAGCTACAGGCTTCCAACATAGAAGGTCCTTCACAACATCAGACAATTCAAAAAAGTGGCAGGGAAGAAGCCCTGGCGAGGAGGCGCCACTCGCAAGGAGGCCCAACCCCATGGGTCTCTCCTATTGTCGTGGTGCCCAAGCCACACACGGAAGGCGCCGTGAGGATCTGA
- the LOC135388250 gene encoding phospholipid scramblase 3-like: protein MQSPRSTDRNIREPSPRTPEPVHKPRSTAQIGTSSTPQPVQPRQLHHTVVQDKSKPVQEQPVSVHSSPKPKSPTGASAILPPPNQGAPGDLSSPKPKSTAGAPGILPPPKQDTPGDLSSPKPKSTAGASGILPPPEQDTPGDLSFLDDRGRLIIYCTEQRSEDGDWLLVCNSDGDSICSFKLERNCCERLWCLGNASCTLHGLDAKSRPVLELYRPLRCQSGARGYCCCGFSRQEMHVKDASGEAIGFVFEDATWGALSLSICDPSRKPFLKVDGPCFSACTAHDVVFQLRSSSGEIVGSIIREDDDLGMDSLVLSFPRKLSRTEKACVLASGLLVRFMVCGLGNCTGCFMYCIYIAISIATAPIQRRITHPGMRY from the exons ATGCAATCGCCACGAAGTACAGACCGCAACATACGCGAACCATCGCCTCGAACTCCGGAACCAGTACATAAGCCAAGAAGTACGGCACAGATCGGAACATCATCGACGCCACAGCCCGTCCAACCACGACAACTGCACCATACTGTCGTTCAGGACAAAAGCAAACCGGTACAGGAACAGCCAGTTTCAGTGCACAGCAGTCCTAAACCCAAATCACCGACCGGGGCATCAGCGATTCTCCCGCCACCAAATCAGGGTGCTCCGGGAGATTTGAGCAGTCCTAAACCCAAATCAACGGCCGGGGCACCAGGGATTCTCCCGCCACCAAAACAGGATACTCCGGGAGATTTGAGCAGTCCTAAGCCCAAATCAACGGCCGGGGCATCAGGGATTCTCCCGCCACCAGAACAGGATACTCCGGGAGATTTGAGCTTCTTGGACGACAGAGGTCGACTAATCATATACTGTACGGAACAAAGAAGTGAAG ATGGTGATTGGCTCCTTGTGTGCAACAGTGATGGTGACTCGATCTGTTCCTTCAAACTTG AGCGAAATTGCTGCGAACGGCTCTGGTGCCTGGGAAACGCCAGTTGCACCCTGCATGGTCTGGATGCTAAGAGTCGTCCCGTCTTGGAGCTGTACCGACCGCTACGATGCCAGAGCGGAGCCCGAGGATATTGCTGCTGCGGTTTTTCCAGACAG GAAATGCACGTGAAAGATGCCTCTGGTGAAGCCATCGGGTTTGTGTTCGAGGACGCCACCTGGGGGGCACTATCGCTGTCCATCTGTGATCCATCCAGAAAACCCTTCCTAAAAGTGGACGGGCCTTGCTTCTCAGCGTGTACCGCCCACgacgtagtttttcag TTGCGAAGCTCAAGCGGAGAGATTGTGGGCTCTATAATTCGAGAAGACGACGATCTTGGTATGGACTCCCTCGTCTTGTCATTTCCACGCAAGCTGAGCAGAACAGAGAAGGCCTGCGTACTCGCCAGTGGCTTGTTAGTG CGGTTCATGGTGTGTGGTTTAGGCAACTGCACTGGTTGCTTTATGTACTGCATATACATTGCAATATCTATAGCGACCGCACCGATACAACGGCGCATAACACATCCGGGGATGCGGTACTAG